Within Gemmatimonadota bacterium, the genomic segment CTCGGAAGGGATGCCCGTGCCCTGGTCGCGGATCTCGATCGCGTGGACCGGACCGTTGAACGGCAGCCCCATCGGTTGCTGGTCGCGCGGCAGGGTGCGCAGCCGGACCCGGACCTCGCCCTGTGACGGGGAGGCCTGGAACGCATTGAGGATCAGGTTGAAGAGCGCGCGATGCAGCAGGTCCTCGTCCCCCTGCATCATGAGCGGCCCGTCGGGAAGCTCGAGCGACAGGCGCGCTTGGTCACCACGGTCCGGGTGCGTGCCAGCGAGCGTCGCGGCCCCCTGCACCAGGTGCCGGAGGTCGAGCGGGTCGCGTCGCGTGACCTGCACACGCGCGAAGTCCAGGAACTCGCTCAACAGGCGCGAGAGCCGCTCCGACTCGCGCACGATGAGCGCCGCGAGGGTCCGTTCATCCGCCGTCGCGGTCGGACGGCGCGACATCTGCTCGACCGCACTGTGGATGCTCGCGAGCGGGTTCTTGATCTCATGCGCGAGCGATGCGCTCAACTCCGCGACCGCTTCGAGCCGCTGCGCGCGCAGGTGCATCGCCTCGAGCCGTTTCTGGTCCGTGATGTCCTGGAAGATCGCCGTCGTCGCCTGCCCCTCCTGCCGCAGGTCCCCGCTCACCGACGTCGTCGTGATCCCGACCGGCACCGGCACGCCGTTGCGGAGCAGCGACCCCTCGCGCCGCGCCGTCACCACGCCGCCGGCGGCATGCGCGACGAGCGCATCGGCCACCCCCGGCGCCGTCCGCGCGATGCGCGCGAGCACCGGCGTGCCGACCTCCTGGTCGACCGCGAGCCCGAGCATCGCCGCGGCCGCCGGATTCGCATAGAGCAGCTTGCCGCCATGGTCGACGGTGATGATCCCTGACCGGATGTTGGCGAGGATGTCCGCCGCGCGCAGTTGCATCCGCGCAAGCTCCTCCTGCAGCCGCTGGCGTCCCTCGCCCGCCTCCTGCAGACGCGCCGCGATGTACCCGGTGCCGACCGCCACCAGCGTGAATACCACGAGCTGCAGCACGACATACAGCGTGAGCGTCCCGCCGCTCACCAGGAACGCATCGCCGACGTAGAGCACGGAGCCGAGCATCGCGAGCAGCAGCGAGCTACCGATGGGCAGCAGCAACGCCGCCGCGGCCATCACGAGGATGTAGAGCGCCGAAAACTGCGATTCCGCGCCGCCGGTCAGGTGCACGACGCTCGTGATCAGGAAGAGGTCGTGGACGAGCTGTCCGTAGAGGAACCCCTCGCCAGGACGCCGGCGGTTCACCTCGGTCCGCACGAACGAGATGGCGGTGAGCGCCATCGCGGTCACGAAGAAGACCGTCGCGAGGAAGGTCGCCTGGGGGTCGACGAAGACCGCCCGCAGCAGCGTCGCCGCGAAGCTCCCGGTCGCCACGAGCACACGCCCGAGGTAGATCCAGCGCAGCAGGCGGCGCGGATCCAGCACGGCGTGGTATCCTTCTCCGGTCCCCGGTTCGCGAAGCGCCAAGCGCCCTCTCCAGTGTTGCAATCCGCAACGACTTCAATGAGACGAGCGGTCTGGCGAAATGCAACACCATGCCGTCACTACCTATGAGCGATCACGCCCCCTGGACCGACGACGGACGACTCCGCGTGAATGCCCGGGTCGCCATACCAGCCCATGAGCTCGAGATCCGCGCGACCCGTGCCGGCGGGCCCGGAGGACAGCACGTCAACACCTCATCGACGCGGGTGGAGGTCACGTGGCGGGCCGCGACCTCCACCGCGCTCGACCCCGAGATGCGCGAGCGGCTCCTCACCCGGCTCGGCTCGCGCCTCGATACTACCGGCACGGTGCGCGTGGTCGCCGCCGACACGCGCAGTCAGACGCAGAACCGGGCGCTCGCGCTCGAACGGCTCGCGACGATGGTCGCCCAGGCGCTCGTCGTCCCGAAGGCGCGCCGCGCCACCAAACCCACCCGCTCCTCGAAGCTCCAGCGCCTCGACACGAAGAAGCGGCGGTCCACGCAGAAGCGCGACCGCCGCTGGAAGCCCGAGGAGTGACCGACCCCGTCACTTCTGCGGCGACTTCGTCCCGGGTGTGAACGTGATGCCGATGAAGACGGTGAGGAAGTCGGCGCGCGTCTGCCGCGGGTTGAGGATCACGTTGCCGCTTCCGTCCTCCGTGATGTCCCCCGGCGTCAGGTAGCGCACGTTCTCGCCGTTCCAGGTGTGTCGCACACCAAGGTCGAAGACCGTCGTGCCCTCGCCGAACGGGATATAGAGCCCGCCGAACGCCGTCTTCGCGAACGTGCCGTCGTTCGAGTTGGTGCTCGAGGCGAACGGCTCGTCCGAACTGTTCGACCCGCGCACGCTGCTCGAGGTCGTGAACGCGGAGAACCCGACGCTGCCGCCGAGATAGGGCATCACGGTCCGCCCCGGCACTCCGATCTGCCCGCCGAGACTGCCGCCGAAGATCGAGTTGGTCGTGGAGACATCGACGTTGATCAGCCCGAGCGCGCCGCCGCCGAGAGGGACGCGTCGCGTCTCGGAACCGTAGATGAGGAAGCCGAGGTCCGCGCGAAGCGCGATCGGTCCTCCGACCTTCCAGAGCACTCCGCCGCCGACGCCGCCGGCGAAGTTGACGTTCTGGGCGAACTCGCCCTGTGGGATGCCGAGTTGGAGCCCGACCGGGATGGCGACGGTGGACTGCTGCGCCGCGAGTGCCGGCGCCGCGATGAGCAGCAGGACGAGGAGAGCGCGCAAGGTACGCATCGGACGAGGCAGAGGGTGGAGGAGCTCGACGGCCCTACCGTCGGGACGGTCCGGCTGTTTCACCCGTCACAACCGCGGGGGTTCCGAGGGCCGCCGCGAGCGCGCCGAGCGCCGTGGCCCGCCGCGCTTCGAGCTGCGCCGCCCGCTGACGCTCATCGAGGACCGCGCGCTCGCGCAGGTTCACGATGAGCAACGAACTCTCGCCGATGTCGAAGCGCCGCTGCTCCGCGGCGAGGAGCACCTCGTTCGCCGCCAGCACCCGCGCCTGCCCCGCGACCTGCGCCTCCACCGCGGCGAGTTCGATCGCCGCGCGCTCGGCCGCGAGTTGCACATCGCGCATCACGCGATCGCGTTCCGTGGCGAGCTGCCGCGTGCGCGCCTCCGCGGCCCGCAGGCGTCCGAGTTCCCGGCGCGCGAAGAGCGGGATCCGCACCGACACGCCGGCCTTCGCATCGTCGGCCGCCTCGGAGAGCGCTGGCAACGAACCGAGGGAACTCCCCGCCCCGAGCGCGCTCACCTCGGCGCTCGCCGACGGCAACACCTGCGTCAACACCAGGCGCCGCTGCGCCTCGGCCTGCAACCAGCGCGCCCGCGCGGCGAGGACCGATGGATGCTCGCGCGCCAGCCGCACGAGTTGCGCGTCGTCCACCCGGCGCGCGCCGTCAGCCACCGAAGCCGCGCCGAGCCGAGGGCGCGCGGTGGGCGGGAGCGCCACCGCCGCCCCGTTCGCGTCCCACAGATGCCCGCTCACCACCAGACGCGCAGACGCGAGCGCGGCCGACGCATCGATCTCCGCGAGTAGGCGGCGATCCCATTCGGCGAGCGCCTCCACGCTGTCGATCGCCGCGACATCACCCTCCCGCACACGCGAGCGCACGGCGTCGAGCCGGAACCGCGCGAGCGTCACCCCGTCTCGCGCGATTCCGGCGCGCGCGTCGGCCTCGTACCAGGCACCCCAGTCGCGAGCGGCCTGCTGGAGCAGCCGCACCAGTGTCGCGTCCGCGTCCGCGTCGGCCGCCTCGGCCGCCAGCTCGGCCTGCCGCACGCCGGTGCGTCGCTCATCGGTCAACAACCGGGGCCCGATCGGGATGCTGAGGCCTGCCGAGAGGAGTCCCGTCCCCGGCGTCTTGCGCTCGGGATTGATGATCGCGCCAGCCGCCCGCTCCCAGCCGACCTTCACGTCCACCCCCCAGGGGGTCGGGACGGTGAGGCGCGCATCGACCTCGTCGTAGTAGCCGATTCCCTTGAAGCGCTTGTAGTCCCACGTCGCGCTCACCGAGGGATCGAAGCCGCCCCGCGCGGCGCGCAGGTCTTCCCGCGCCTGCTGACGCACGGCCTCGGCCTGTCGCGCGACCGGGTGCGCGTCGCGCACGCGCGCGAGGAACGCCTCGAGCGTCAGCGAATCACTCTGGGCGACCGCAGGCAGCAGCGCGAGTGCGAGCGCGACGATCACTTCTTCGCGCCCTTCGCTGCCGACGGTGGGGCGGACTGGGCCGGCGGGAACCCGTTCATCAGGCGCCAGAGCTCGAAACCGACCGTGACGTTCCGGAGCAACGCCCACCCACGCGCGCCTGAGCCGAGGCGCAACTCGCGCGGCCAGTCCTCATCGCTCGAGTCGGCTTCGACGAGGACGCGGTACGTACCGTCCGGCTGCGCGAACTGGTCGATCACCGCGACGCGGCCGCCGAACGTGCCCACGGCGACACTGGGCCACCCGCTGAACTGGACTGCCGGCCACCCCGCGAACTCCAGACGCACCCGATCGCCGGGTTGCATCAGCGGCACGTCACGGGCGGTCACGTTGAGGGCGACGGCGAGCGCCGGCGTCTTCGGCTGCACGCTGGCGATCGCCTCGCCGTCCTTCACGATCTCACCCACGCCGGCGCGCAAGGCGCGCACCACCACGCCATCGCTGGGCGCACGCACGACGAGGAGCCCTTGCCGCTCCTCGAGATTGTCCCGCCCCGTCGAGAGCTTCGCCACCTCGGCCTCCCCTTCGGCCGCCTCGGCGAGCGCCGAGCTCCGGTCCCCCTCGACCTTCGCGATCTTCTCGGAGTAGTCGGCCTCCACGCCGGCCCGATCCGCCCGCGCCGTCGCCAGTGCCGCCGCCACCTCGAGGGCGAGCGCACTCGCGCGCTGCGCCCGCTGGCGCGCCGTCTCGAGTTCACCGCGCGAGCGCAGCCCCTCGGCGAACAGCGCCTGCGCGCGGGACGCCTGCACCGTCGCGATCGAATCCTCCAGCTGCGCGGCCGCGAGCGATGCCGTGAGCTGCGCGATGCGATTGTCCCCCTTCTGCCGCGCGAACACCCACGCGCTGTCGAGCGCGACGCGCTGCCGCGCGAGCGCGTCGGCCTTCGCGCGCTTCCCGGTCACCGCGTCGCGCTTCGCCTCCACCTGCTGGGCCAACCGCTCGAACGCGCGCGGATCGAGGTACGCCTCCTTCACCTCGGCCAGGGCGATGATCGGGTCACCGGCGCGCACGACCGCGCCTTCGGCGACATACCAGCGCACGATCCGGCCCCCCACCGTCGCGAACGCCTGCTGCGGCCGCTCGTCGGGGCGCAGCGCGGTCACCTCGCCGCTCGCCTGCACGTTCTGCTGCCACGGCAGGAACAGGACGAGGAGCACGAGGGCGAGGATGCCCAGCATCCAGCGGCCGAGCGTGCGGAACGACGGCTGCCGCGCGAGCAGCTTGACCGAGTCGAGCGAGGCCGCGCGCTCGGTGTTGAGGTCGGGGATGCCACCCATCAGGCGGCCCCCCGGGCGGACGGGAGGAGGGCGGAGACGACCGGATCCGCGGCGAGCTGCGGCCACGGCCGCATCGCGTGCTGCGTCCCGTCCTGAAGCACGAGCACGCGATCGCAGGACTCGAGCATCTCGCGTGCGTGCGTCACCACGAGCAGGGTCCACGGCGCACCGCGCGCGGTGAGGGCCGCCACCAGCTCACGACGCGCGCTCGGCTCGACGAGCGCGAGACATTCGTCCACCAGCACCAGGCGCGGCGAGCCCGCGATCGCGCGCGCCACGAGCAGGCGCACGCGCAGCGTCGAGGGCAGCCCGCGCGCCCCGTTGGTGAGCAGGGTACTCAGCCCGCGCTCCATCGCCTGCACGGCGTCGGCGGCGCCCACACAATCCAGCGCGACCAGCACCTCCGCCGGGCCGATGCCGGGGCGCCCCAGCGTGATGTTCTCCTCCACCGTCCCCTCGAAGATGTCGGCACTGCTGAGGACCAGGCCCATCCGGTCGCGCAACGCGGCGGGATCGAGATCGTGCAGCGTGATGCCGTCGAAGCGCACCGCTCCCGTGTAGCCCGGCTTCAGCCCGGCCAGCACGTGCAACAGCGTCGACTGCCCGGAGCCGTCGGGTCCGATGATCGCCACGCGCTCGCCGGCGGCCACATCGAAGGAGACCGCGTCGAGCGCGGCGCGCTCGATCGTCGGATATCGGTACGTGAGCCCGTCCACGCGCACACGCACCCCCTCCGCCGCCGCCGCGAGCACGAGTCCGTCGGCCCGCTCGAGCGGGAGGTCCGTCACGCCACCCAGCTTGTAGACGGAGGTGAGCACGTCGTACACGTCGGCGAGCGAGGCGACCAGCTTCTCGATTCCCGCGAGCACGGTCACGATCACCAGCTCCGCGGCGACGAACTGCCCGAGGGTGATCTGCCGGTCGATCACGAGCGCGCTGCCGAGGACCAGCAGCGCGCCGGTCACGATCGTCTTGAAGCCGATCGCCGCCATCGCCTGCACCACGAGCACGCGGAAGTGGCGCTGCCGGTAACGGAGGTAGCCGCTCACGTGCCCGTCCATGCGCTCCAGCGCAAGCGTCGCGCGTCCTCCCGACTTGAAGGCATGCACCGCGCGCGCGACCTCTTCCAGCCAATGCACCGTGCGGTACTTGTAGGCGCTCTCCATGAGGCTCGTCTCGAGCCCGCGCGGGCCGGTGAGCCGCAGGATCAGCGCGAGCGTGAGCGCGAGCCCGAGCCCGAAGAGCGTGAAGTACGGGTGGTAGAACGTGAGCAGCAGCAGCCCGAAGATCACCTGCAGCAACGCCGTCGTCGTCCCGGTGAGCAGCTTGCCAAGGCTCTTCTGGATCGTGAGCACCTCGAAGAAGCGGTTCATCCGCTCCGGCAGGTCCTCTCGCCAGGCGCGCTCCACGCTCACGCGCGGCACGCGGATGGAGAACTCCAGCGCGATGCGCGCGAAGATGCGCTGTTGGATCGACTCGACGGCCGCGAGCTGCAGCACCTGCAGCACCCCGGTCGCGAGCGTGCCCGCGACGACGAACAGGATGAGCAGCACCACCGGCTGCAGCAGCAGCCCGCCCGAGACGAGGCCGATGATCGCCTGGACCCCGAGTGGCAGCGTGAGGCTGAAGAGGCCGACGAGCGTCGCGTAGGCGTAGACGAGGCCGATGTTCCCCTTCTCCGCGAGCAGCAGCGACCCGAGGCGTTGCATGGGCGTCGCAGGTTCCGCCTCCTCATCCACCGCGGTCGTCGCGATCACCACCGGCGTGGGGAAGAGGACCGCGACGAACCGGGCTCCGTCGGCGATCTGCGCGTAGGCGGCGTCGAGCGAGACGTCGATGCCATCGCCGATGACCGCGCCCGTCGGCGCATCAGTGGCGATGCGCACGGTCACGGTGCCGTTCGCACGACGCTCGACCAGCGCGCCTCGCACGCCGCGCTCGCCATCCGCGACGACGATCAGTGGGCCGGCCGCGCCGGCGAGCGCGTCGGGCCACTCCGAGGCATTGAACGTGCGGCGAAGGAAGGAGTGGCCGGCACGGTGCGCACAGTCGCTGACACGGTCAGCGAGCACGGCGGCATCAGGCGCCGAAAGATCGAGGCGGCGGAGGTCCTGCCGCCATTCGCCGGGCGATCCGGGCATACCGGTCCGGGCGAGCAGCGCCTCGGCGAGAACGAGAGCGAGCGGGTTCGGAGACATTCGTGTGGAGGTTTCCGGATAAAACTATTCGGAAACCGCTTAGTTCCAATGGGTCCTAATATTGGAGCGTTCTCCTATGGGACTCACGGTACTAATGGTGTCGATGTTGAACGCAGAACGGGGGGCGCCGAAGCGCCCCCCGTTTGTTCAGAACGCCGGAAGTGCCTACGGCTTCTTCGGCTCCGGCGCCTTGGTCGGCGCCTTCCCCATGTCGTGCCCACCGGCGCCATGTTCCATCGTCGGCCGCGCACCGGCCGGATGGTGCGCCCGCATGTTCTGCTCGAAGATGCGCTTCTGCTCGGGCGTGAGGAGCGCCATGAACTGGGCGTGCTCGCCGTCCATCAGCTTCTGCACTTCGGCGCGCACTGCAACCGAGTCGCGGCCGCCCGGGTTGCGCTGCAACTCCTCCATGAGCTTGTGCTGCTTCGCCTTGATCTCGGTCACCTGCCGGATCTGCGCGTCGGTAAGGGCGATCCCCTTGAAGTGTTCCGCGAGTTCGGCGTCGAGCGCCGGCTTGGCCTGGTGGTCGTGTGACATCGCGGCCTGTTGCGCCGGCAGCGCGGGGGCGGACAGGGCGAGGGCGAGCGCGAAGCGGAGGAAACGCACGGGCATGGGTGGGCTCGGGAGGAAGGGAGAGAGGGGTGGGATCAGTCGGGCTTGATGAGCGCCTTCACCGATTCGGGAGGCGCGAGTGCCGTGTCGTCGAGCGTGTCGAACTCGACGTTCGCGATGGTGATGATCAACCGGTACTGCGGATTGCGCTGCTCGATGCGCGTGGCGACCGTGAGCCCATGGAACGTCCGGTACTCGCTCACCACGCTCGTGGCCTCGACGCGGCCGGCGGGCGTGACGAGCGCGGTGCGACTCCCGGCACTGAACCCCGTCTCGACGTCGAAGTACTCCACGAGCGTATCGCCGCTCGGCCGGATCATCTGCACCGGATGGACGCGTCTCCCTTGGAACAGTGTCGGCTCGAGGGTCGTCACGCTCGCAAAGCGCGAGTAGTCATGGAGGTCACCGAAGAAGTCGGCCTGGTCGGCCATCTGCGTCGCCATCTCGCCGTCGAGCAGCATCGCGCCGGCGCCCGGCTGGACCGACCATGCCACCTTACCGTCGAAGCCCGAGAGCACCTCGCCCACGGGCCCCATCGTGACGCGCAGGAGATACTGCTTGGGTCGGCGCTTGAGGATCTCGAGCGGCGCATCGAGCCCCATGTCGGGGATCGTGAAGGACCCGCTCAACCGCAGCGACGTGTGTCCCTCGAGTGCCGCACGGCCACCGATGAGCGAATCATGCCGCGCACCCAGCGCCTGAGGCGTGGGCAGCGGCTGCGACCGGACCGATCCGCCGAGAGCCGCGAGCAGGAGCACGGCAGCGGCGACCGGCCGGAGCGTCGACACATGGGAGCGAGCGGTCATCAAGGGTCGGTACGGGGGACAGGACAGCGCGACACGGTCGGGCGCTTCAAGATACCACCGCGCGGCGATCGGGTTCCGGTCGGACGCTCACGGCTTGGCCGCCGGGAGTCCGGCCTGCAGCGCCAAGGCGATCCGGTCCTGATTCGTCTCAGACCCGCCGGTGATCATGGCGGCGAGGTTGTTCTGCCGCACGAACACGTATGGGCCGGCGAATGGCGGTGACGCGCCGACGGGGGCACCGGTGGTCGCGTCGAGCGAGTCCGTGACCGCGCGACGCGCCACGCTGTCCGCGAAGATCCAGGCGAAGACCTCGCCGCCGCCCGCCGCGATGACGACGGCACGCGCCCCCATCCACGCAGGCCCCGCCGGCGCGTCCGTGACCTCGCGCGGCGCGACGCCGGCGCGCACGAGGCGCTCGATGAGGTGCTCCTTCGACCAGAGTCCCGTCGCCGGGAGCGCAGCCACCCGCACCGCGGTCGACTCCGCTCGCGCGATCCCCACCCGCTCCACGCGCGTGCGCTCGACCTCCGCCGCCTCGCGACCGCAGCCGATGAGGCCACCGCTCGCGCCGAACGCCACCAGGACTATCTTCCACACATGCATCGCGATCCCCTCGATCGTCCGGTGAGCACCGAACCCGTCCGCGTGGACAAATGGCTCTGGGCCGCGCGCTTCTTCAAGACGCGCTCCCTCGCGGCCGACGCGGTGGACGGTGGCAAGGTGCAGGTGAACGGCGAACGCGCCAAGCCGGCCAAGGCCGTTCGCCCGGGCGACGAGGTGCGGGTCCGCATCGGACCATACGAGCATGTCCTCCAGGTGACCGGTACCGGAGAGCGCCGCGGGACCGCCGCCGAGGCCGCGCGACTGTTCACGGAGACGGACGCATCCCGCGCCGCGCGCGAGAAGCTGCACTGGCAGCTCCACGCGGCCGCGCCGGCCATGGAGCCGGAGCCGGGGCGCCCCACCAAGCGCGACCGCCGCGACCTGGAACGGTTCCGCAACCGTTGACCTAGGCGCCGGACCCGGCAACGCGGCGGAGCGTCGCGTCGTCGAGCCGGTGCCCGCCCTCGAACCGTTCGAACGCGTAGCGGAAGCCCGCGGCGTCCAGCCGGTCACGTTCCAGCGTGAGCTGCTCGGCCGAGACGAATCGATCCCGCTCGCCGACCACCAGCGTGGTGCGCGTCCGGCCGAGCGGCGAGGCCGCATCGAGCGCGAGCTCGGGCGCGATCGAACCGCCCCAGCAGATCAGGTGCGCAGGGGTGACCCCGCCATGCGCCACCCAGCGCGAAGCGGCCGCGGTCCCCTGCGAGAATCCGAGTATCGTGAGGGGTGCCGACGGCGCGACGATCGCGCGGTAGTGGTCGTGCACCTGCTGCAGCCAATGCAGTTGGTCCACGATCTCCTCGGCACGCTCCTCGCGCGTCATCCACGAGGCCCCGACGCTGGCGGCCGCGTGCCGCTCGAGCGGCGAGCGGACGTCATAGAACCGCGAGAGTGCCTCGGGCGCCACGATGAGGCGGGAGCCGTCGTCGAGCGCGGCGCAGGCGGCGAGGAAGTCGGTCGCCAGCTGCCCGTAGCCGTGCAGCACGATCCAGAGCTCCCCCGCCGCGCGCCGGTCCGTGGGGCCCCGCACCGCACACCGCGCCGTCCGGCGGGTCACGAACCGCTCCACCACTGGAGGCGTTGGTTCTGTCATGACCGGAATCAATCCGCGGGCCGTCGCCGCGACCAGTGGCGGGAGCCTCCCCGGTCCGATTACCATTCGAGCCGAACCCCGTTCCTCCGGAGTGACCAGATGTCCAGCAGCAACGAGGCGCACGACCCGAACAAGCTCGGCTGGGGCTTCGCGGCCGCGATCATCGTGCTCGCGATCGTCGCGAACGTGGCGGCGTACAGCACCCACAAGGCGACGTATCTGAAGCCGGACAAGGCGGTGCCAGCGGCAGGCGCTGCAGCGCACTGAGGCAGAGGGCAGTGTCGAGATGGCAGAAGCGGGGGACCGGCCAAGTGCCAGTCCCCCGCTTCTGACTTCTCCCATCTCCCGTCCGCGCTCCGTCTAGTTCTTGTGCCGGAAGGTGATGCGTCCGCGACTCAGATCGTACGGCGACACCTCGACCGAGACGCGATCCCCTTGGAGCACGCGGATGCGGAAGCGCCGCATCTTGCCGGCCATCGTGGCCAGGACATCGTGTCCGTTCGAGAGGTGCACCCGGAAGGTCGCGCTTGGCAGCACTTCGGAGACGGTCCCTTCGAGTTCGATCGCTTCTTCTTTGGCCATACGGTCCGGTGATGGGTAACGACGAAAGATATCCCGATGGGCCCCGCTTCGGCAGGGGTCAGCGGGGGGCGTCGCAGCGGGGGGCGCCGGCGGCCGCGGCCTGAAGCACCGCGACGAGTTCCCGCACGACCGAGGCCCCGGCGTCCGCGTCGTACCACTTCTGCTTGTCTCGGGCGAACGTCTCGAGCGTCCCTGCGGTCCGGGCCTGCATCGCGAGCTGCTGAAGCGCGGCCGGACGCTCCACCAGACACCCGACATCATTCCCGCTCGGGTCGAGAACGACGAAGGTCGGCGTCGCCGGCCGGCCGTCAGGCGTCCGATGCGCTTCCATCACCGCCTGACCGGGGCCCGGTAGCACCACGCGGAGCTCGAGCGACGGCACCTGCTCCACCAGTCGCGCGATGTACGGGAGCGTGTTCGCGGAGTCGCTGCACCCGTCCACCGCGACGACGAGGATCCGCCACCGGCCCATCAACGCGCGCGCGGTCGCGAGGACGTCCGGCGCGATCACGGCCGCCTCGGTATGGCGCACCCAGAGCTCACGCCGCGCCTTCGCCTCGGCGAGAAAGGTCCGATAGTCTTGGCCGCTGGCGTAGAGCGCCCCGAGGGTCGAGTCGGTGCGGACCGCGGGCGCCAGGCCCGTCTCGGCACCGGAGTCGCAGGCGGGGAGCGGCGAAGCGACGGCGAGCAACGCGAAGGCGATCGGGATGAGCACGGGGCTCCCGGATTCGGGGACGAGGTGGGCGGACCGATGCAAGATGACCACGTCGACGCCGCCCTGTCCACCGCATCGGGCGTCGGTTACTCTCCCGCATGGCCGCCCTCACCGACGCCGTGCTCGCGTATCTCGCCGCCAACCGGCTCGAGACCGTGGCCGCGCTCTTCGGCATCGTGAGCGTGTGGCTGAGCACCCGCGAGCACATCGCCAGCTGGCCCACCGCGATCGTGAACGTGGGGCTCTATTTCCTCGTCTTCCGGCGCGCGCAGCTCTACGCGGACATGTGGCTGCAGGCCATCTACCTCGTCCTCTCGTGCTACGGCTGGTACGAGTGGAAGTTCGGCGGCGCCGACCGCACCGAGCTCCCCGTCTCCCGCGTGACGCGCCGCGAGGCGTTGCGCCTCATCCCGATCGGGCTCGTCGCCGCCTCCGGCCTCGCGCTCTACTTCGAGCGGCATACCGACGCGGCCCTGCCCTGGGTGGACTCCGCGCTCTCGGTGCTGAGCCTCATCGCGCAGTGGATGATGACCCGCAAGCTCCTGGAGAACTGGGCGCTCTGGATCGTCGCCGACATCGCCTACGTGGCGATGTTCCTCTCGAAGGCGCTGTACGTGACCGCGGCGCTCTATGCCGTCTTCCTCGTGCTCGCGACCAAGGGCTACCTCGACTGGCGCCGTTCATGGCTGGCTCGCGCATCGTCCTGACCGGCCCCGAGTGCACGGGGAAGACGACCCTCGCGACCGCCCTCTCGCGGCACCTCGGCGTGCCCTCCGTTCCCGAGGCGGCACGCCTCTTCGCCGAGCGCGCCGACACGCCGCTCTCCGCGACGACGGTCGAACCCATCGCGCGCCTCGCGATGGAGCTGCAGGACGCCGTCGGCGCCGACGGCCCGTCCGCGTTCGTCGGCGACACCGACCTCGTGAGCACCGTGGTCTACGCGCGGCACTACTATGGTCACTGCCCGGACTGGATCGTCGCGGAAGCCCGCGCGCGGCGCGCCGATCTGTATCTGCTCTGCGCCCCCGACCTGCCATGGACGCCCGACGGCGTGCGCGATCGCCCCCTGAATCGCGAAGCGCTCTTCGAGGACTTCGCGGCGGTCCTGCGCGCGATGGACGCGAACGTGGTCGTCATCACGGGCGAGGGTCAAGCACGCACCGACGGGGCGCTGCGTGCGGTGGAGTGCCTCGCGCGCTAGACGCCGGTCAGCGCGGCGGCCACGAGGTGACCGCCGCGTCGAGCCGCTCCACGAACGCCGCGATGGTACGCGCCGCGCGGTAGTAGAACCCGGGCTGGATCCGCTCCGGATCGTCGGTCGCCTTGTGATAGTCGGGGTGATCCTCGACGCCGAAGTACACGAACGGGATCCCGGCGGCGTGGAACGCGCCCTGGTCCGACTGGCCGGTCCAATCCTCGGATCCGCCGCCGCTGTCGTGCCCGAGTCTGAGCGTCACGAGCGCCTGCGGCGCCAGGGCCTCGAGGAGCGGGCGCATCCGCGGCCACGGCGTCGCGCCGGCCGCGAACAGTTCACCCTTCTCGTTGCGCGAGACCATGTCGAGGTTCACGTTGGCGACGATCGACGCCAGCGGCACGGGCGGCGCCGCGACGAAGGCACGCGCGCCCTGCAGCCCGACCTCCTCCGCGTCCCACAACGCGAAGAGGATCGTGTGCTCCGGCGGGTGCGCCCTGAAGTGCGCAGCCATCGCGAGCACCGCGGCGGTGCCCGACGCATTGTCATCCGCCCCGTTGAAGACCTGGCCGTTGCGTGTCCCCACATGGTCGTAGTGCGCGCTCACCACGATCA encodes:
- a CDS encoding M20/M25/M40 family metallo-hydrolase, producing the protein MITRLLRDFRRAMPAALGLLFLLACGRTPGATAQDAPRPGVLPALDSARLIGDVYRLAHDSMGGRGAMTPENVKARGWLEAEFRRLGLEPVDGRHVHAWVRPPRRNATDSLRGANVLGLVRGRRAPERVIVVSAHYDHVGTRNGQVFNGADDNASGTAAVLAMAAHFRAHPPEHTILFALWDAEEVGLQGARAFVAAPPVPLASIVANVNLDMVSRNEKGELFAAGATPWPRMRPLLEALAPQALVTLRLGHDSGGGSEDWTGQSDQGAFHAAGIPFVYFGVEDHPDYHKATDDPERIQPGFYYRAARTIAAFVERLDAAVTSWPPR